In one Brevibacillus composti genomic region, the following are encoded:
- the efp gene encoding elongation factor P: MISVNDFRTGLTIEVDGDIYQVLEFQHVKPGKGAAFVRSKLRNLRSGNVTEMTFRGGEKVNPARIETSTMQYLYASGDDHTFMNTETYEQLTFTSKQIERELKFLKENMNVQIMQYNGETLGVQLPNTVELTVVECEPGVKGDTASNVTKKATLETGFVVNVPLFVEQGDKLIIDTRSEAYVSRA, from the coding sequence ATGATCTCTGTTAACGATTTTCGTACCGGCTTAACCATCGAAGTAGATGGCGATATTTACCAAGTATTGGAATTTCAACACGTAAAGCCAGGGAAGGGCGCGGCTTTTGTCCGTTCCAAACTGCGTAACCTGCGCAGCGGCAACGTGACCGAGATGACGTTCCGCGGCGGTGAAAAAGTAAATCCTGCCCGTATCGAAACCTCTACCATGCAATACCTGTATGCGAGCGGCGACGATCATACCTTCATGAACACGGAGACCTACGAGCAGCTGACTTTCACCAGCAAACAGATCGAGCGTGAGCTGAAGTTCCTGAAGGAAAACATGAACGTGCAAATCATGCAGTACAATGGCGAGACCCTCGGGGTTCAGCTGCCGAATACTGTGGAACTGACGGTTGTCGAGTGTGAGCCGGGTGTAAAAGGAGACACTGCCTCCAACGTTACGAAAAAAGCAACCCTGGAAACAGGTTTCGTGGTAAACGTACCGCTTTTCGTCGAACAAGGAGACAAACTGATCATCGATACACGTTCCGAAGCATACGTGTCCCGCGCATAA
- a CDS encoding M24 family metallopeptidase, with amino-acid sequence MQNRLNKLRDALANIGADALITERDVNRRYLSGFTGSTGWVIVTEKDAFLVTDFRYIDQAQEQCPDFTVVNNQRKAVEAIAQVLKQAGVKRLAFESSLSYGSYAEWSQAFDGVELVPTSGVLEKLRMYKEASEVEIVRKAVKIADDAFQHILGYIKPGVSESDIALELEFFMRRQGASGIGFDIIVASGPRGALPHGRASEKLIQAGELVTLDFGAQFQGYNSDITRTVAVGEPSAKMKEIYDIVLKAQIAGVNALRPGITGKEADAVTRDIITAAGYGDAYGHSAGHGLGMDVHELPNLSTVSPFVLEPGMLVTMEPGIYVSGLGGVRIEDDVLITEEGHEVLTQSTKELLILPV; translated from the coding sequence ATGCAAAACCGCCTGAACAAATTGCGTGATGCCCTTGCGAATATCGGTGCCGATGCGCTGATTACGGAAAGAGACGTAAACCGCCGCTACCTGAGCGGTTTTACCGGATCGACAGGCTGGGTCATCGTGACGGAAAAAGATGCGTTTTTGGTTACAGACTTCCGCTACATCGATCAAGCTCAGGAACAATGCCCGGATTTTACTGTCGTCAACAACCAGCGCAAGGCGGTCGAAGCCATCGCCCAAGTGCTGAAGCAGGCTGGCGTCAAGCGGCTTGCTTTTGAGAGCAGCCTGTCCTACGGCTCCTATGCGGAGTGGAGCCAAGCCTTTGACGGCGTAGAGCTGGTTCCGACCAGCGGAGTTCTGGAAAAACTGCGGATGTATAAAGAGGCGTCCGAGGTAGAGATCGTTCGCAAAGCGGTAAAAATCGCCGATGATGCCTTCCAGCATATCCTCGGCTACATCAAGCCGGGTGTCAGCGAGAGCGACATCGCCCTGGAGCTTGAGTTTTTCATGCGGAGGCAAGGGGCCTCGGGCATAGGCTTTGACATCATCGTCGCATCCGGCCCGCGCGGAGCCCTGCCGCACGGACGCGCGAGCGAAAAGCTGATCCAGGCGGGCGAGCTGGTCACGCTCGATTTCGGTGCCCAGTTCCAGGGGTACAATTCCGATATTACGCGCACAGTAGCAGTAGGGGAGCCCAGCGCCAAGATGAAAGAAATCTACGACATCGTGCTCAAGGCGCAAATCGCCGGTGTGAATGCGCTCCGGCCGGGCATCACCGGAAAAGAAGCAGATGCCGTGACGCGCGACATCATTACGGCTGCCGGCTATGGCGACGCTTACGGACACAGCGCCGGCCACGGGCTCGGCATGGACGTGCATGAGCTGCCCAATTTGTCCACGGTCAGTCCGTTCGTCCTGGAGCCAGGCATGCTGGTGACGATGGAGCCGGGCATCTATGTGAGCGGGCTGGGCGGCGTCCGCATCGAAGACGATGTCCTTATTACGGAAGAGGGGCATGAGGTGTTGACCCAGTCGACGAAAGAGTTGCTCATTTTGCCCGTCTAA
- the aroQ gene encoding type II 3-dehydroquinate dehydratase, with translation MLSILLLNGPNLNLLGKREPEVYGRETLQDVVKRLEKVMQEWDGHLEHCQSNHEGDLIDAIHRAKGVHNGIIINPGAFTHYSYAIRDALAAVEIPTIEVHISNVHKREEFRHTSVIAPVVIGQIVGLGIDGYEWALRSLAARVQSK, from the coding sequence ATGTTGTCGATCCTGCTGTTAAATGGGCCCAATCTCAATCTGCTGGGCAAGCGGGAGCCGGAGGTTTACGGCCGTGAGACCCTGCAGGATGTGGTCAAGCGGCTGGAGAAGGTCATGCAGGAATGGGACGGACATCTGGAGCATTGCCAATCCAATCACGAGGGTGACCTGATCGATGCCATTCACCGGGCCAAGGGCGTACATAACGGCATTATCATCAATCCCGGAGCCTTCACCCATTACAGCTACGCCATACGGGACGCCTTGGCGGCTGTGGAAATTCCCACGATCGAGGTGCATATCTCCAATGTGCATAAACGGGAGGAGTTTCGCCACACGTCCGTGATCGCCCCTGTGGTGATCGGACAAATCGTCGGCCTGGGAATCGACGGGTATGAATGGGCCCTGCGGTCATTGGCCGCCAGAGTGCAAAGCAAATAA
- a CDS encoding DUF1385 domain-containing protein, which translates to MAQQNVPSYGGQAVIEGVMFGGKQITVTAIRRKSQEIEYFEAPRTEFPWVRALKKIPFIRGIVGLIEASANGAKHLNFASDRYSTESDEEVSTGPSRMQMIFGVAVVGILSFLFGKFVFTLIPVFLADFLLGKWVPDGIAQNLAEGVIKLILLLGYILAIAQAPLIKRLFQYHGAEHKVINAYESGVDLTVENVQKFSTLHYRCGSSFLIFTVIIGVVIYSLFTYETLWDRVVQRIVLLPVVIGVSYEFLQWTNKLRDTPVLRYLGYPGLWLQRITTREPDDSQVEVAIAAFEQMRKRDLEIKEQGLVSAG; encoded by the coding sequence TTGGCGCAACAAAACGTTCCCAGCTACGGCGGTCAAGCCGTCATTGAAGGCGTCATGTTCGGCGGTAAGCAAATAACCGTCACAGCGATACGCAGAAAAAGCCAAGAAATCGAATACTTTGAAGCACCCCGGACAGAGTTTCCATGGGTCAGGGCCTTGAAAAAGATTCCCTTTATCCGCGGAATCGTCGGGCTGATCGAAGCAAGCGCCAACGGAGCCAAACACTTGAACTTTGCCTCCGACCGTTACAGCACAGAATCAGACGAGGAAGTCTCGACAGGACCATCGCGGATGCAAATGATTTTTGGAGTGGCTGTCGTAGGCATTCTTTCGTTTCTCTTTGGAAAATTTGTATTTACGCTGATTCCGGTGTTCCTGGCCGATTTTCTCCTGGGAAAATGGGTGCCGGATGGAATCGCCCAAAATCTGGCTGAAGGTGTCATCAAGCTGATCCTGCTCCTCGGCTACATCTTGGCCATTGCCCAAGCCCCCTTGATCAAAAGGCTTTTTCAGTACCACGGCGCGGAGCACAAGGTGATTAATGCCTACGAATCCGGGGTAGACTTAACCGTAGAGAATGTGCAAAAATTTTCCACCCTGCATTACCGTTGCGGGAGCAGCTTTTTGATTTTCACCGTGATCATCGGTGTCGTCATCTACTCCCTCTTCACGTATGAAACATTGTGGGACCGCGTCGTTCAACGGATCGTCCTCCTCCCGGTCGTCATTGGGGTGTCGTATGAATTCCTCCAGTGGACCAATAAATTGCGGGACACTCCGGTCCTGCGCTACTTGGGATATCCGGGTCTGTGGCTGCAAAGAATCACCACGCGGGAACCGGACGACAGTCAAGTCGAGGTTGCCATCGCGGCCTTTGAACAAATGCGCAAGCGCGATCTTGAGATCAAGGAGCAAGGGTTGGTTTCCGCAGGATAA
- a CDS encoding YqhR family membrane protein, which translates to MSTTKTRAFLRRSPADDREEARPEESVNVRPFSASRIVELAFWGTIFWGVFRLTAHFLNFTPYGVGAFARPFLGVTNEDTWSAIFLGAILLFFESLLAIFVYSLLFRRTRFWWSGLLYGLMLLVVAGFFFRIGNWDQATLSTELFWYLSYGLFVGMTVTLEQSDEA; encoded by the coding sequence ATGAGCACGACGAAAACGAGAGCCTTTTTGCGAAGAAGTCCTGCAGACGATCGAGAGGAAGCGCGGCCGGAGGAGTCTGTCAACGTCCGTCCCTTTTCCGCTTCCAGGATCGTGGAGTTGGCATTTTGGGGGACGATTTTTTGGGGAGTGTTCCGCCTGACGGCCCATTTCCTCAACTTTACGCCATATGGGGTAGGCGCGTTTGCCCGTCCTTTTCTCGGCGTCACGAATGAGGATACCTGGTCCGCGATTTTCCTCGGCGCCATTTTGCTGTTCTTTGAGAGCTTGCTCGCTATTTTTGTCTACTCCTTGCTGTTCCGCCGCACCCGCTTTTGGTGGAGCGGCCTCTTGTACGGACTGATGCTGCTGGTGGTTGCCGGTTTTTTCTTCCGCATCGGCAACTGGGATCAAGCGACCTTGAGCACGGAACTCTTCTGGTATCTTTCCTACGGCTTGTTTGTCGGGATGACCGTGACGCTGGAACAGTCGGATGAAGCCTGA
- a CDS encoding DUF441 domain-containing protein, giving the protein MVSGEIMLVILIVIGLIGRSPIIATAASILLVLKLTSLERLFPVVERRGLELGLLFLTISVLVPFASEKISWRDITPLFTTAIGMMALAGGAIATWMNGKGLDLLRTEPSIIVGLVIGSIIGIVFLRGIPVGPLMAAGITAFVLKLWDLFGGR; this is encoded by the coding sequence ATCGTCATAGGCCTTATCGGGCGATCGCCGATCATCGCTACAGCAGCCAGCATCCTGCTTGTCTTAAAATTGACTTCATTGGAGCGTCTCTTTCCTGTCGTCGAGAGGCGCGGCCTCGAGCTTGGCCTTCTCTTTCTGACCATCTCCGTGCTCGTACCGTTTGCCAGTGAAAAGATCTCCTGGCGGGACATCACGCCGCTGTTTACGACGGCAATCGGAATGATGGCGCTGGCAGGCGGAGCGATTGCGACGTGGATGAACGGCAAGGGTCTCGACCTGCTGCGGACCGAGCCGTCCATCATCGTCGGTCTGGTCATCGGCTCCATCATCGGCATCGTCTTTTTGCGAGGCATCCCGGTCGGGCCGCTGATGGCCGCCGGGATTACCGCCTTTGTTCTAAAGCTGTGGGATTTATTCGGCGGCCGCTGA